In Juglans microcarpa x Juglans regia isolate MS1-56 chromosome 7D, Jm3101_v1.0, whole genome shotgun sequence, the following are encoded in one genomic region:
- the LOC121239606 gene encoding (+)-neomenthol dehydrogenase-like, with amino-acid sequence MGSNGKHTAERYAVVTGANKGIGLETVRQLASQGVTVVLTARNEKRGLEAISKLHESGLSNVVFHQLDVLDQASILNLAKFIQEKFGRLDILVNNAGASGVVVDEEGLRALNIDPTSWLSGKSVNLVQGVIKQTVEKAEQCLNTNYYGVKRLTEALLPLLQLSPAGARVVNVTSLRSELKRIPGEHIRKELGDIETLTEEKVDAILRKFRHDLEENALESNEWALMLPAYSISKATLNAYTRILAKRYPYMCINCVHPGFVKTDLNWNTGIMTVEEGATGPVMLALLPDGGPTGCYFDCTQVAEF; translated from the exons ATGGGAAGCAATGGAAAGCATACAGCAGAAAG gTATGCAGTGGTTACAGGAGCAAACAAGGGAATCGGCCTTGAAACAGTGAGGCAACTGGCGTCTCAAGGAGTCACGGTTGTCCTGACAGCTAGAAATGAGAAGAGGGGGTTGGAGGCAATCTCAAAGCTCCACGAGTCTGGTTTGTCAAATGTTGTCTTCCATCAGCTTGATGTCTTGGATCAGGCCAGCATCCTCAACTTGGCCAAGTTCATCCAGGAAAAATTTGGCAGGCTCGATATCTTG GTTAATAATGCTGGAGCTAGTGGTGTTGTAGTTGATGAGGAAGGCCTAAGGGCCTTAAACATAGATCCCACATCATGG CTCTCAGGAAAGTCTGTCAACTTGGTTCAAGGAGTTATCAAACAAACTGTTGAGAAGGCAGAACAATGCTTGAATACCAATTACTATGGTGTGAAAAGACTAACAGAGGCTCTCCTCCCACTATTACAACTTTCCCCTGCAGGAGCAAGGGTAGTCAATGTGACCTCCCTCAGGAGTGAACTAAAG AGGATTCCAGGTGAGCATATAAGAAAAGAACTGGGAGACATAGAAACTCTAACCGAAGAGAAAGTGGATGcgattttaagaaaatttcGGCATGACTTGGAAGAAAATGCACTTGAAAGCAATGAATGGGCATTGATGCTGCCTGCTTATAGCATCTCCAAGGCCACCCTCAATGCCTACACTAGAATTCTTGCCAAGAGGTATCCGTACATGTGTATCAATTGCGTTCATCCTGGCTTTGTCAAGACGGACTTGAACTGGAACACAGGAATAATGACTGTAGAAGAGGGGGCTACAGGCCCAGTAATGCTGGCTCTTTTACCTGATGGTGGCCCTACAGGATGCTACTTCGATTGTACTCAAGTTGCCGAGTTTTGA
- the LOC121238147 gene encoding uncharacterized protein LOC121238147 — MVATEKKTTRIELLAVNDAAMPEMSPKGAAGGHGLDTGNGKALRHHSLRGERSSRDLELQVKTSLRNDNNSASLRPARKVLSHRPEQHRWGHCFQSLQQVEFHPTCCSRRDVPSSTEALQGDELAVFDSTVIVEGARERVLV; from the exons ATGGTTGCCACCGAGAAGAAGACTACCAGAATCGAGTTGCTCGCTGTCAACGATGCAGCCATGCCCGAAATGAGTCCCAAGGGTGCCGCCGGAGGCCACGGCTTGGACACTGGAAACGGAAAGGCCCTTCGCCACCACTCACTTCGCGGGGAGAGATCGTCAAGGGACTTGGAGCTGCAGGTGAAAACATCCCTAAGAAATGACAACAACAGCGCATCACTTCGCCCCGCTCGCAAGGTGCTCTCTCACAGGCCGGAGCAACATCGCtgg GGTCATTGTTTTCAGAGTCTTCAACAAGTAGAATTTCATCCTACTTGTTGTTCTCGCCGGGATGTGCCGTCTTCGACAGAGGCGCTTCAAGGGGATGAACTCGCCGTCTTCGACAGTACTGTAATCGTGGAAGGAGCGAGGGAGAGAGTTCTAGTCTAA
- the LOC121239608 gene encoding putative phosphatidylglycerol/phosphatidylinositol transfer protein DDB_G0282179 isoform X1 — protein MDSVAPLKLSLLLFLASISLVLVPFAQATNVKYCDKKGGYPVKVRGVKISPNPVVPGKQATFNISASTGKVIDGGKLVIEVSFLRVPVHTEKHDLSEEISCPIAVGNFVLSHTQTLPVFTPHGPYTLKMKLEDDKNQLLTCISFDFKIGSGSQEVF, from the exons ATGGACTCAGTGGCTCCCTTAAAGCTCTCCCTTTTGCTTTTCCTTGCGTCTATATCTTTGGTTCTCGTACCTTTCGCTCAAGCCACGAATGTCAAATACTGCG ATAAGAAAGGTGGCTATCCTGTGAAGGTCCGAGGTGTTAAGATATCACCCAACCCCGTGGTGCCAGGCAAACAAGCCACCTTTAACATCTCAGCTTCAACCG GCAAAGTCATTGATGGTGGGAAACTGGTCATTGAGGTTTCTTTCCTTCGGGTGCCTGTTCATACTGAAAAGCATGATCTTTCTGAGGAGATATCCTGCCCTATTGCAGTAGGCAACTTTGTCCTCTCACATACCCAAACTCTACCAGTATTCACCCCGCAT GGCCCTTATACGCTAAAGATGAAATTAGAGGATGATAAAAATCAACTGTTGACTTGCATTAGCTTCGATTTCAAAATTGGCTCTGGATCTCAAGAAGTCTTCTAG
- the LOC121239608 gene encoding putative phosphatidylglycerol/phosphatidylinositol transfer protein DDB_G0282179 isoform X2, whose protein sequence is MDSVAPLKLSLLLFLASISLVLVPFAQATNVKYCDKKGGYPVKVRGVKISPNPVVPGKQATFNISASTGKVIDGGKLVIEVSFLRVPVHTEKHDLSEEISCPIAVGNFVLSHTQTLPVFTPHFVVSTGPLYAKDEIRG, encoded by the exons ATGGACTCAGTGGCTCCCTTAAAGCTCTCCCTTTTGCTTTTCCTTGCGTCTATATCTTTGGTTCTCGTACCTTTCGCTCAAGCCACGAATGTCAAATACTGCG ATAAGAAAGGTGGCTATCCTGTGAAGGTCCGAGGTGTTAAGATATCACCCAACCCCGTGGTGCCAGGCAAACAAGCCACCTTTAACATCTCAGCTTCAACCG GCAAAGTCATTGATGGTGGGAAACTGGTCATTGAGGTTTCTTTCCTTCGGGTGCCTGTTCATACTGAAAAGCATGATCTTTCTGAGGAGATATCCTGCCCTATTGCAGTAGGCAACTTTGTCCTCTCACATACCCAAACTCTACCAGTATTCACCCCGCAT TTTGTGGTATCCACAGGGCCCTTATACGCTAAAGATGAAATTAGAGGATGA